From the Halalkalicoccus sp. CGA53 genome, one window contains:
- a CDS encoding DUF5812 family protein, translating to MDEKSGTFLVTHADGEAAVAVDTADGQVHTLSEHPDLEVGEAIEATLEPDPPLDATWMVIEVDRRWEPSVEASDEPPTARSMEVAAGLEVGDLDRTEREDYGEVHVISVPSETAAQAVSDVVTDEATLVRAARYGARRVEVRVDEDEGVLSVRYLP from the coding sequence ATGGACGAGAAATCAGGGACGTTCCTCGTGACCCATGCCGACGGGGAGGCGGCGGTCGCCGTCGACACGGCCGACGGGCAGGTCCACACCCTCTCGGAACACCCCGATCTCGAAGTCGGCGAGGCGATCGAGGCGACGCTCGAACCCGACCCGCCGCTCGATGCGACCTGGATGGTGATCGAGGTCGACCGTCGCTGGGAGCCATCCGTCGAGGCGAGCGACGAGCCACCGACCGCCCGCTCGATGGAGGTCGCGGCGGGTCTGGAGGTCGGCGATCTGGATCGAACCGAACGCGAGGACTACGGCGAGGTCCACGTGATCAGCGTTCCGTCGGAGACCGCAGCACAGGCCGTCTCGGACGTCGTGACCGACGAGGCGACGCTCGTTCGGGCCGCCCGTTACGGCGCGCGCCGGGTCGAGGTCCGTGTCGACGAGGACGAGGGCGTGCTCAGCGTTCGTTACCTCCCCTGA